The Sulfurihydrogenibium sp. YO3AOP1 genome has a window encoding:
- a CDS encoding DNA polymerase III subunit delta', with protein MKVIGHEKEKTLIKKYLHKNYDSLSLLYEGKDCIGKKLLALYTARGFLCEKKEGFGCGVCNDCKLVNNLISNVYENTNLTPHPNIMLIQSDNREIKIDQIREAISFLSLKSSKGKVLIIEKAENLNTESANALLKTLEEPPSNTLIILTTSNQNQLLPTIVSRLKKIRFRKLSHQDVVDILSLKLSDEKKIKELADISDGSLCIASTLLKKEEIYVWAKDFVGILINKKHPEGIFSIAAKIDKMDIEDVNLFFDIIFKFYIKHSKDLKDIDSYQKFLNQYRLAITSLRKGVKKKLIIESFYFRLTQKGALYE; from the coding sequence ATGAAGGTTATCGGACACGAGAAAGAAAAGACACTGATTAAGAAATATTTACATAAAAATTATGACTCTTTATCTTTACTATATGAGGGTAAAGACTGTATTGGTAAAAAGTTATTGGCTTTATATACTGCTCGTGGTTTTTTATGTGAAAAGAAAGAAGGTTTTGGCTGTGGAGTATGTAATGATTGCAAGTTAGTCAATAATTTAATTTCTAATGTTTATGAAAACACAAACCTAACACCACATCCCAATATAATGCTTATTCAATCTGACAACAGAGAGATAAAAATAGACCAAATTAGAGAAGCTATAAGCTTTCTTTCTTTAAAGTCTTCGAAAGGAAAGGTTTTAATCATAGAAAAGGCAGAAAATTTAAATACAGAAAGTGCAAATGCATTGCTAAAAACCTTGGAAGAACCACCGTCAAACACTTTAATCATACTTACAACTTCTAACCAAAATCAGCTTCTTCCTACAATAGTTTCTAGGCTAAAAAAAATTAGATTTAGAAAGTTGAGCCATCAGGATGTGGTTGATATTTTAAGCCTAAAATTAAGTGATGAAAAAAAGATCAAAGAGCTTGCTGATATATCAGATGGAAGTTTATGTATTGCTTCTACGTTATTGAAAAAAGAGGAGATTTATGTATGGGCTAAAGATTTTGTTGGAATTTTGATAAACAAAAAACATCCGGAAGGTATATTTTCAATCGCAGCTAAGATAGACAAAATGGATATAGAAGATGTAAATCTTTTTTTTGATATAATTTTCAAATTCTACATTAAGCATAGTAAAGATTTAAAAGATATTGATAGCTATCAAAAATTTTTAAATCAGTATAGATTAGCTATTACAAGTTTAAGAAAGGGTGTTAAGAAAAAATTGATTATTGAAAGTTTTTATTTTAGACTAACTCAAAAAGGAGCGTTGTATGAATAA
- the ricT gene encoding regulatory iron-sulfur-containing complex subunit RicT → MNNIKPVRIRFFDTNKFSEAEVPVSVKKGDFVVIESEKGEELVLVLGNTVYTPELKNYKFLRKATKEDIMRFDAYENEAQEHLKTCKEEASNQGLKMNLLKAYIPINRSKVIFYYTAESRVDFRELVKILAKKIKMRIEMRQVGVRDGVQIAGAIGICGQQCCCNVFLDKFENISVEILEDQNLPPTPTKFTGICGRLMCCLTYELGNYEIKKDLPEIGSTINWDGKDYIVKYYDFIREKIILTNEENDTIEIGFKELEEKGMIKPQKSCSGCNGCGSKENLTIPEAELN, encoded by the coding sequence ATGAATAACATAAAACCGGTAAGAATAAGGTTTTTTGATACAAACAAATTTTCTGAGGCAGAGGTTCCGGTAAGTGTAAAAAAAGGAGACTTTGTAGTTATTGAATCAGAAAAAGGTGAGGAGCTTGTTTTAGTTCTTGGTAATACTGTTTACACACCGGAATTAAAAAATTATAAATTTCTTAGAAAAGCAACAAAAGAAGATATTATGAGGTTTGATGCTTACGAAAACGAAGCTCAGGAGCATCTTAAAACCTGTAAAGAAGAAGCAAGCAATCAAGGCTTAAAGATGAATCTTTTAAAAGCTTACATACCAATAAACAGAAGTAAAGTAATTTTCTATTATACTGCAGAAAGTAGAGTGGATTTCAGAGAGCTTGTAAAGATCCTTGCTAAAAAGATAAAGATGAGAATAGAGATGAGGCAGGTTGGAGTGAGAGATGGGGTTCAAATTGCAGGTGCAATTGGCATATGTGGTCAACAGTGTTGTTGTAATGTATTTTTAGATAAATTTGAAAATATCTCTGTAGAAATTTTAGAAGACCAAAATCTTCCGCCAACGCCGACAAAGTTTACAGGAATCTGCGGAAGACTTATGTGCTGTTTGACTTATGAACTTGGAAATTATGAGATTAAAAAAGACCTTCCGGAAATTGGTTCAACCATCAATTGGGACGGCAAAGATTATATAGTTAAATACTACGATTTTATAAGAGAGAAAATAATCTTAACAAATGAAGAAAATGATACGATTGAAATTGGTTTTAAAGAGCTTGAAGAAAAAGGAATGATTAAGCCACAAAAAAGTTGTAGTGGATGTAATGGTTGTGGGTCAAAAGAAAATCTAACAATACCTGAGGCTGAATTAAATTGA
- a CDS encoding KpsF/GutQ family sugar-phosphate isomerase translates to MILDIAKKTIDEEINALNRLKDSLDENFEKAVNLILNCKGKVVITGIGKSGIVGKKISSTFSSTGTPSFFLHPAEAIHGDLGMVEKEDLILAISNSGETPELIAIIPILKRWGNKIISITNKKDSTLAKYSDVVLYLNVDKEACPLNLAPTSTSTATLVLGDALAVALLTLRGFKEEDFAKFHPGGSLGKKLMKVEHIMRKDLPLSYTDAPLREAIIEMSEKGLGAVLIVDKNNNLVGIITDGDLRRFINKGGSIDNSLAKDVMTKNPKVAEKHWYVLQALELMERYNITVLPVVENSKPIGIVHIHDILKSGVI, encoded by the coding sequence TTGATTTTGGATATTGCAAAAAAAACAATAGATGAGGAGATAAATGCCTTAAACAGACTTAAAGACTCATTAGATGAAAATTTTGAAAAGGCTGTAAACTTAATTTTAAATTGTAAAGGTAAAGTTGTAATAACAGGAATTGGCAAATCAGGAATCGTAGGCAAAAAAATTTCTTCTACTTTTTCATCAACGGGTACACCTTCGTTTTTCTTGCATCCGGCTGAAGCCATTCATGGCGACCTTGGGATGGTAGAAAAAGAAGACTTGATTTTAGCCATCTCAAACAGTGGTGAAACTCCGGAATTAATCGCAATCATTCCAATTTTAAAAAGATGGGGAAACAAGATAATCTCTATAACAAATAAAAAAGACTCTACTTTGGCAAAATATTCTGATGTGGTTTTATATTTAAACGTTGACAAAGAAGCCTGTCCGCTGAATTTAGCACCAACTTCAACGTCGACGGCAACGCTTGTTCTTGGTGATGCTTTGGCAGTAGCATTACTTACATTAAGAGGTTTTAAAGAAGAAGATTTTGCAAAATTTCATCCAGGCGGTTCTCTTGGTAAAAAGCTTATGAAAGTTGAGCATATCATGAGAAAAGACCTGCCATTATCTTATACAGATGCACCTTTAAGAGAAGCTATTATTGAAATGTCAGAAAAAGGCTTAGGTGCTGTTTTGATAGTTGATAAAAATAATAATTTAGTGGGAATTATAACAGATGGCGACCTAAGAAGATTTATAAACAAAGGTGGTAGTATAGACAATTCTTTGGCAAAAGATGTTATGACAAAAAACCCTAAGGTAGCTGAAAAACATTGGTATGTTCTTCAAGCATTGGAGTTAATGGAAAGATATAACATAACAGTCCTTCCGGTGGTTGAAAACAGTAAGCCAATAGGAATAGTTCATATTCATGATATTTTAAAGAGTGGAGTGATTTAG
- a CDS encoding radical SAM protein: MKLEGIIQDQLNCLLEIKTDDGYTIESVHYRTTLCVSSQVGCSVRCAFCASGLNGLIRNLSSQEIINQFEIAKDQGFEITNIAFAGIGEPLLNFENVKQAFDYFKSIGLKVSFYTTGFPIKYFKELLHLNHDGLTLSLHSVLEEKRKSLIPNSHSIEELIQVFENHLKTLSSRKRKLYSIGYLLIYGENDSDEELEALANIAKRLNIGVSLLKYNEIESLPFKTTPDEEYEKAFLKLKSHGVRTTLSNRYRTRKIGGCGTLMINRLTVV; this comes from the coding sequence ATGAAATTAGAAGGAATCATCCAAGACCAGCTTAACTGTTTGTTAGAGATAAAAACAGATGATGGATACACCATAGAATCTGTCCATTATAGGACTACTTTATGCGTTTCATCTCAGGTTGGATGTTCGGTCAGATGTGCATTCTGTGCATCTGGCTTAAATGGTCTTATAAGAAATCTTTCATCACAAGAGATTATTAATCAGTTCGAAATAGCAAAAGACCAAGGATTTGAGATTACAAACATAGCCTTTGCCGGAATTGGTGAACCACTACTTAACTTTGAAAATGTTAAACAAGCATTTGATTACTTTAAGTCTATTGGTTTAAAAGTTAGCTTTTACACAACAGGATTTCCCATAAAATACTTTAAAGAGCTACTTCATCTAAATCATGATGGACTGACATTATCTCTACATTCAGTTTTAGAAGAAAAAAGAAAATCCTTAATTCCAAACTCTCATAGCATAGAAGAATTAATTCAAGTCTTTGAAAACCATTTAAAAACTTTATCAAGCAGAAAAAGAAAGCTTTATTCTATCGGATATCTGCTAATCTATGGAGAAAATGACTCTGACGAAGAGTTAGAGGCTTTGGCAAACATTGCAAAAAGATTAAACATTGGAGTTTCTTTGCTTAAATACAATGAGATAGAAAGTTTGCCATTTAAGACCACTCCGGATGAAGAGTACGAAAAAGCATTTTTAAAGCTAAAAAGTCATGGAGTTAGAACAACTTTATCCAATAGATACAGAACAAGAAAAATAGGCGGTTGTGGTACTTTAATGATAAATAGGTTAACAGTAGTCTAA
- a CDS encoding nitronate monooxygenase family protein, which yields MGLPSLRIGKYEFEYPIIQGGMGVGISWENLAGNVSKHGCLGVVSSVGTGYRYPNYVKLKDGRPIGSKYIHNKEALTKIIQDAKEIAGGEKAIIGVNILCAITEYDRVVRDSIEAGAKIIISGAGLPLRLPEYAEGSDAALVPIVSSARALRVICKHWKKKYNRLPDAVVLEGPLSGGHQGIPYEDCFKPEYQLENLLPEVLKERDMWGDFPVIVAGGIWSKEDIEWYISQGAAGVQMGTRFVGTYECDASPEFKKVIINAKKEDIVLLKSPVGYPARGIVTKLIKDIERGIAPEVKCTSNCVVPCNHGEEAKKVGYCIADRLGDAYLGRVETGLFFSGANGYRIKRLVHVKDLIRELVEGIPSGQEEPEESLVAK from the coding sequence ATGGGCTTACCAAGTTTAAGAATAGGAAAATATGAATTTGAATATCCAATAATTCAAGGCGGAATGGGCGTTGGTATATCGTGGGAAAATTTGGCAGGCAATGTTTCTAAGCATGGATGTTTGGGGGTTGTATCCTCCGTTGGAACAGGATACAGATATCCTAACTATGTAAAACTAAAAGACGGAAGGCCAATAGGAAGTAAGTATATTCATAACAAAGAAGCTTTAACAAAAATAATACAAGATGCAAAAGAAATAGCAGGTGGAGAAAAAGCTATAATAGGCGTAAACATTCTCTGTGCCATTACAGAGTATGATAGAGTCGTTAGAGATTCTATTGAAGCCGGTGCTAAAATAATAATCTCCGGTGCTGGATTGCCGCTTAGACTTCCTGAATATGCGGAAGGTTCTGATGCTGCTCTTGTGCCGATTGTATCTTCTGCAAGGGCTTTAAGGGTAATCTGTAAACACTGGAAAAAGAAGTATAACAGACTTCCTGATGCAGTAGTGCTTGAAGGTCCATTGTCCGGAGGTCATCAAGGGATACCTTATGAAGACTGTTTTAAGCCGGAATATCAGTTAGAAAATCTTCTTCCTGAGGTTTTAAAAGAAAGGGATATGTGGGGAGATTTTCCGGTCATAGTTGCAGGTGGAATTTGGAGTAAAGAGGATATTGAATGGTATATTTCACAAGGTGCTGCCGGCGTTCAGATGGGTACAAGGTTTGTTGGAACTTATGAATGTGATGCATCACCAGAATTTAAAAAAGTTATCATAAATGCAAAAAAGGAAGATATAGTTTTACTTAAATCACCTGTTGGCTATCCGGCAAGGGGAATTGTAACAAAGCTTATAAAAGATATTGAAAGAGGAATAGCTCCGGAAGTTAAATGTACGTCTAACTGTGTAGTTCCATGTAATCATGGAGAAGAAGCTAAAAAGGTTGGATACTGTATAGCAGACAGACTTGGAGATGCTTACCTTGGAAGAGTAGAAACAGGATTATTCTTCTCCGGTGCTAATGGATATAGAATTAAAAGATTAGTTCATGTGAAGGATTTAATAAGAGAGCTTGTTGAAGGAATACCATCCGGACAAGAAGAGCCGGAAGAAAGCTTAGTAGCAAAATGA
- a CDS encoding MFS transporter: MASNKNVAFSGMIGNILEWYDFTLYGYLAVILSQLFFPSENETVSLLASFGAFAVGFFFRPLGSVLFGYIGDKYGRKKALILSIFLMAIPTFLIGLLPTYQQIGILAPILLTFFRILQGLSTGGEYTTSVTFVVEHAPKDRRGFFGSINLLGAVIGIMFGSLMGAFLTSIFDKETLLDWGWRVGFLFGIVLAIVGIYIRKNTSETPEFLAIEEENKTKNPLLKTFIHHPKEFLISIIYSSLQGVAFFLLFVYMPTFYSKILKIEMSKALFINSFAMFVLIILIPITAHLSDKYGRKPFLLASTFLYSAASVFLFKAILSGDISIIVMSHVAFAVISSLFMSILPTFLVENFPPDVRNTAFSVGYNISLGIFGGTVPMVATLLIQKTGILYSPAVYLSVVAFICFLTTLFIRESFKNEI; this comes from the coding sequence TTGGCATCTAATAAGAATGTAGCTTTTTCCGGAATGATTGGGAATATTTTAGAATGGTATGATTTTACTTTATATGGCTATCTTGCTGTAATTTTATCTCAGTTATTCTTCCCATCAGAAAACGAAACAGTATCACTTCTTGCATCATTTGGGGCGTTTGCTGTAGGTTTTTTCTTTAGACCTCTTGGCTCTGTCTTGTTTGGATATATAGGCGATAAGTACGGAAGAAAAAAGGCTTTGATACTTTCTATCTTTTTGATGGCTATACCAACATTTTTGATAGGACTACTTCCAACCTATCAGCAGATTGGGATTTTAGCTCCAATATTACTTACTTTTTTTAGGATACTTCAAGGGCTGTCAACAGGTGGAGAGTATACAACTTCCGTTACGTTTGTGGTAGAGCATGCACCAAAAGACAGAAGAGGCTTTTTTGGAAGTATAAATTTACTTGGTGCTGTAATTGGAATTATGTTTGGCTCTTTGATGGGAGCGTTTTTAACTTCTATTTTCGATAAAGAAACTTTACTTGATTGGGGTTGGAGAGTTGGATTTTTATTTGGGATAGTATTAGCTATAGTAGGAATATACATTAGAAAAAACACATCAGAAACACCGGAATTTTTAGCAATAGAGGAAGAAAACAAAACAAAAAATCCACTACTGAAAACATTCATACACCATCCAAAAGAGTTTTTAATCTCTATTATCTATAGTAGCTTACAAGGTGTAGCGTTTTTCTTATTATTTGTATATATGCCAACGTTTTATAGTAAAATACTGAAAATTGAGATGTCAAAGGCTTTGTTTATAAACAGCTTTGCGATGTTTGTTTTGATAATTTTAATACCTATTACAGCTCATTTGTCAGACAAGTATGGTAGAAAGCCATTTTTATTAGCATCTACGTTTTTATATTCAGCGGCTTCTGTATTTTTATTTAAAGCAATTCTATCAGGTGATATTAGTATCATTGTAATGTCTCATGTTGCGTTTGCTGTAATATCATCACTGTTTATGTCTATACTTCCTACATTTTTGGTAGAAAACTTTCCACCGGATGTAAGAAATACTGCATTTTCTGTTGGATATAACATATCTCTTGGAATATTTGGCGGAACAGTTCCTATGGTTGCTACGCTTCTAATTCAAAAAACGGGTATTTTATACTCTCCGGCTGTTTATCTCTCTGTGGTTGCATTTATATGTTTTCTTACTACTTTATTTATAAGAGAATCTTTTAAAAATGAAATATAG
- a CDS encoding IS110 family transposase has product MNGYKIVIGIDVSKNSFTATVLYDNKKENFEVKSDPVEFEMKVKPYLKKFKKSDMLIIMEHTGVYHLKLANYLYENDYNVAVINPFSIKKFMEAKMTRVKTDKADSFFIAEYGRTFFDGELYKPKSDVEKEIEVKLKILEDLQQQLTMLRRESLTYVPMKKLKENLEYYDELIRKIEKNIKELEKEIKELSKKNYQEEYKLLKSIPGISDRTIGMIISVYGNFERFKSVKDASSFIGISPGIHESGTSVKKSGSIKKMGNPYARKILYMAALSAIRFNKYCRELYERLVSKGKAKKLALVAVAHKLLRQAYGVLKSRRPFDENFCT; this is encoded by the coding sequence ATGAATGGCTACAAAATAGTCATAGGAATTGATGTATCTAAAAACTCATTCACTGCTACAGTTTTGTATGATAACAAGAAAGAAAATTTTGAAGTTAAATCTGACCCAGTTGAGTTTGAAATGAAAGTAAAGCCTTACCTTAAGAAGTTTAAAAAGTCAGATATGCTTATCATAATGGAGCATACAGGAGTTTACCATTTAAAGCTTGCTAATTATCTGTATGAAAATGACTATAATGTAGCAGTAATAAATCCATTTTCAATAAAGAAATTTATGGAAGCTAAAATGACAAGAGTCAAAACAGATAAAGCTGATTCATTCTTTATTGCAGAATATGGAAGAACGTTTTTCGATGGAGAGCTTTATAAACCAAAATCAGATGTAGAAAAAGAAATTGAAGTAAAACTAAAGATATTAGAAGACCTACAACAGCAGCTTACAATGCTAAGAAGAGAATCATTAACCTATGTACCAATGAAAAAATTGAAAGAGAATTTAGAATATTACGATGAGCTAATTAGAAAAATAGAAAAAAACATAAAAGAACTTGAGAAAGAGATAAAAGAATTGTCTAAGAAGAATTATCAAGAGGAATACAAACTTTTAAAAAGTATACCCGGTATAAGTGATAGGACTATAGGAATGATAATATCAGTATATGGAAATTTTGAAAGATTTAAGAGTGTAAAAGATGCATCAAGTTTTATAGGAATCAGTCCGGGTATACATGAAAGTGGAACGAGTGTAAAGAAAAGTGGTTCAATAAAAAAGATGGGAAATCCATATGCAAGGAAAATATTATACATGGCAGCATTATCAGCAATAAGGTTTAACAAATACTGCAGAGAATTATACGAAAGATTAGTAAGTAAAGGTAAGGCTAAAAAGTTAGCATTAGTAGCTGTAGCACATAAGTTATTAAGGCAGGCATATGGTGTATTAAAAAGCAGAAGACCATTTGATGAAAATTTTTGTACTTGA
- a CDS encoding polyprenyl synthetase family protein codes for MFNFDKAYFEKVMYQHLDSNVNFILQVGKYIIDSGGKRVRPYLVLKFSKIMKNKNEEKDYILAAALEYLHTASLLHDDVVDGSQLRRGKPTANRIFGNDTTVLTGDYLYANALYLFSIHGNIDMIKNVSQTVKKMAEGQLLELKKIADFDITLQEYYSILEGKTAALFGSCCYVGTALGTDNETLKQKAFEYGLNIGMAFQIVDDLLDYTGKEEKTGKSIMNDLREGKITYPLIAVREKLSAKEKEFIKSVLLNKNPDTEDLLKVKNIVESYGGIEETKQKAKDFVDKAIESLRVFGNSEDVEELESLAKFIIEREV; via the coding sequence TTGTTTAATTTTGATAAAGCATATTTTGAAAAAGTAATGTATCAGCATTTAGATAGTAATGTTAATTTCATACTTCAAGTAGGCAAATACATTATAGACAGCGGTGGCAAGAGAGTTAGACCTTATCTTGTTTTGAAATTTTCTAAAATAATGAAAAATAAAAATGAAGAAAAAGACTATATCTTGGCAGCTGCTTTAGAATATCTTCATACAGCATCCCTTCTTCATGATGATGTTGTAGATGGCTCACAATTAAGACGCGGAAAGCCTACAGCTAATAGAATTTTTGGAAATGACACAACTGTTTTAACCGGTGATTATTTGTATGCCAATGCACTTTATCTCTTTTCTATCCATGGCAATATAGATATGATTAAAAACGTAAGCCAAACAGTCAAAAAAATGGCTGAAGGACAGCTTTTAGAACTAAAAAAAATTGCTGACTTTGATATAACATTACAAGAGTATTACTCCATCTTAGAAGGAAAAACTGCAGCACTGTTTGGAAGTTGCTGTTATGTTGGTACAGCACTTGGAACAGATAATGAGACTTTAAAACAAAAAGCTTTTGAGTATGGTTTAAATATCGGTATGGCATTTCAAATTGTAGATGATTTATTAGATTACACAGGAAAAGAGGAAAAAACCGGAAAGTCTATAATGAATGATTTAAGAGAGGGAAAAATAACATACCCTTTGATTGCTGTAAGAGAAAAACTATCTGCAAAAGAGAAAGAATTTATAAAATCAGTTTTGTTAAACAAAAATCCGGATACTGAAGATTTATTAAAAGTTAAAAATATTGTAGAAAGCTACGGTGGAATAGAAGAGACTAAACAAAAGGCAAAAGACTTTGTAGATAAAGCAATAGAAAGTTTAAGAGTTTTTGGAAACAGTGAAGATGTTGAGGAATTGGAAAGTTTAGCTAAATTTATAATTGAAAGAGAAGTGTGA
- the panD gene encoding aspartate 1-decarboxylase, giving the protein MYRTLLKSKVHRIKITGADLHYEGSLTLDEEIMEAANLIPFEKIEVYNVNNGQRFSTYVIPGVRYSGECILNGAAARLGHYGDIIIIASYAAVNEKDLESFKVNLVYIDENTNTIKEKKEVLALNSKVLAKTNE; this is encoded by the coding sequence ATGTATAGAACATTACTAAAATCTAAGGTTCATAGAATAAAAATAACCGGTGCAGACTTGCATTATGAAGGAAGTCTTACATTAGATGAAGAAATAATGGAAGCTGCAAATTTAATTCCGTTTGAAAAGATAGAAGTTTATAACGTAAACAATGGTCAAAGATTTTCAACATATGTAATCCCTGGAGTTAGATATTCAGGAGAATGCATCTTAAACGGAGCGGCAGCAAGATTAGGTCATTATGGGGATATTATAATAATTGCATCGTATGCAGCAGTAAACGAGAAAGATTTAGAAAGCTTCAAAGTAAATCTTGTTTACATAGATGAAAACACAAATACAATCAAAGAAAAGAAAGAAGTATTGGCATTAAACTCTAAAGTTTTAGCTAAAACTAACGAATAG
- a CDS encoding lytic transglycosylase domain-containing protein — protein MRYKFIILLVLIGFLIQSCSVQVKEKKSSTFKDTYKLKTVVKNENKEKIESKTSESNNTKNEVLIAITEEDENFIKKEASALNMQIPDDKDIDYFIDYFTTTKKYFTENALKRANYFMPMVRKIFRQEGLPEELAYLAVVESGFNPFATSSANAAGIWQFIPSTGRRFGLRIDDYIDERRDPYKSTIAAAKYLKTLYNMFGSWELAIAAYNCGEKCVAKRLESSSATSFSEIKNILPSQTKEYVPRFFAILLIANNPEKYGLDVKTNIYDVINFTADREINLNDLAQEKKVEFDILKFYNAHLKKDIAFEGININLPKLDYAATFDRRFITTQPIAKNKTSENRYVAKTSNPKPSTEPAQTIVSQTQPPKSENSSESLISLIKTSEKPEIVKTSYKPSSNKENVYIVQKGDTLFSIARKFGVSVDVLRNLNNLEDNNIKVGQELLIP, from the coding sequence ATGAGATATAAATTCATAATACTATTGGTTTTGATAGGGTTTTTAATACAATCTTGCTCCGTTCAAGTTAAAGAGAAGAAAAGCTCTACTTTCAAAGATACATATAAACTAAAGACTGTCGTAAAAAACGAAAATAAAGAAAAAATTGAGTCAAAAACATCAGAGAGTAATAACACAAAAAATGAAGTCTTAATAGCCATTACAGAAGAAGATGAAAATTTTATCAAAAAAGAAGCATCTGCATTAAACATGCAAATTCCGGATGATAAAGATATAGATTATTTTATAGATTACTTTACAACGACAAAAAAATACTTTACAGAAAATGCTCTCAAAAGAGCAAACTACTTTATGCCAATGGTAAGAAAAATTTTTAGACAGGAAGGACTACCGGAAGAATTGGCATATCTTGCGGTTGTTGAAAGCGGCTTTAATCCTTTTGCTACATCTTCTGCAAATGCAGCCGGAATTTGGCAGTTTATTCCATCTACCGGTAGAAGGTTTGGATTAAGAATAGATGATTACATCGATGAAAGAAGAGATCCATACAAATCTACAATAGCAGCTGCAAAATATTTAAAGACTTTATACAACATGTTTGGTAGTTGGGAGCTTGCAATTGCAGCATACAACTGCGGAGAAAAATGTGTTGCAAAAAGATTAGAATCCTCGTCAGCCACATCTTTTTCTGAGATAAAAAATATCCTTCCATCACAAACAAAAGAGTATGTTCCAAGATTTTTTGCCATTCTTTTGATTGCTAACAATCCTGAAAAATATGGATTAGATGTTAAAACAAATATTTATGATGTTATTAATTTTACTGCCGACAGAGAGATAAACTTAAATGACTTGGCGCAAGAGAAAAAAGTTGAATTTGATATTTTAAAATTCTACAATGCCCATTTAAAGAAAGATATAGCATTTGAAGGAATAAACATAAACCTTCCAAAGCTTGATTACGCTGCAACCTTTGACAGAAGATTCATAACAACACAGCCAATTGCTAAAAATAAAACCAGTGAAAATAGATATGTAGCAAAAACATCAAACCCTAAGCCTTCAACTGAACCTGCTCAAACAATTGTCTCCCAAACTCAGCCTCCTAAGAGTGAAAATAGTAGCGAATCTTTAATATCACTAATCAAAACATCTGAAAAACCGGAGATTGTTAAAACATCCTATAAGCCATCTTCAAATAAAGAAAATGTTTATATCGTTCAAAAAGGAGATACATTATTTAGCATTGCAAGAAAGTTTGGTGTATCTGTTGACGTTTTGAGAAATTTAAATAACTTAGAAGATAACAATATTAAAGTTGGACAGGAGCTATTGATTCCTTGA